One Glycine max cultivar Williams 82 chromosome 6, Glycine_max_v4.0, whole genome shotgun sequence DNA segment encodes these proteins:
- the LOC100785497 gene encoding uncharacterized protein: MALSSPLQNLSALISAKGNATAVATPRPPRGRPWAVHAAASDTTASASVQMGEYEEGKLERPKWVGETPLSRLVQALISFKPFYSVLKLGARRALISTAEKNNIPWRQMAKEILESEVYRELDNIQNQSLVYPDYYLNPFHAYDEGNLTWLAAAEAEAATLSIAKRAIPDASSTQEANQILRGNWLRAIEQHHMQYSESSVINDILDIGCSVGISTRYLADKFPTAKVTGLDLSPYFLAVAQHKEKNAPPRKFPIRWIHANGEDTGLPSKSFNLVSIAFVVHECPARAIVNLVREAFRLLRPGGTLALVDSTTKSKVLQELSPVLFTLLKSTEPFLDEYYLTDMDETLREAGFGNITSILTDPRHVTITATVP; this comes from the exons ATGGCTCTGTCTTCGCCACTTCAGAACCTCTCTGCACTCATCTCCGCCAAAGGCAATGCCACCGCCGTCGCCACACCCCGGCCGCCGAGAGGGCGGCCCTGGGCGGTTCACGCGGCGGCGTCCGACACCACCGCCTCTGCGTCGGTGCAAATGGGTGAGTACGAAGAAGGGAAGCTGGAGCGACCAAAGTGGGTTGGGGAGACCCCTCTTTCACGTCTCGTTCAAGCTCTCATCTCCTTCAAGCCTTTCTACTCTGTTCTCAAGCTTGGTGCTAGAAGGGCTTTGATAAG TACAGCTGAGAAGAACAACATACCTTGGAGGCAAATGGCGAAAGAGATTTTAGAGTCAGAAGTTTATAGGGAGCTGGACAACATTCAAAACCAGTCTTTAGTGTACCCTGATT ATTATTTGAATCCATTCCATGCATATGATGAGGGCAATCTTACATGGCTG GCGGCAGCAGAAGCAGAGGCTGCTACATTGTCAATAGCTAAACGAGCAATTCCAGATGCTTCTTCAACGCAGGAAGCAAATCAGATACTGCGTGGCAATTGGCTTCGTGCAATTGAACAACACCATATGCAGTATTCAGAATCATCTGTGATCAATGACATTCTAGATATTGGATGCTCTGTAGGTATAAGCACAAGATATCTTGCAGACAAGTTCCCCACAGCCAAAGTCACC GGGCTAGATCTGTCACCCTATTTTCTTGCTGTGGCTCAGCATAAGGAAAAGAATGCACCGCCTAGAAAATTTCCTATAAGATGGATACATGCAAATGGAGAAGACACGGGCCTGCCTTCTAAATCATTCAACCTTGTTTCTATTGCTTTTGTG GTTCATGAATGTCCTGCAAGAGCTATAGTGAATTTAGTGAGGGAAGCATTCCGTCTCCTTCGGCCTGGAGGCACACTAGCTTTGGTAGATTCTACG ACAAAGTCAAAGGTCCTTCAG GAATTGTCTCCTGTCCTGTTTACATTGCTTAAGAGCACAGAACCCTTTCTGGATGAGTATTACTTGACTGATATGGATGAAACACTGAGGGAAGCTGGTTTTGGGAACATAACATCAATCCTTACGGACCCCAGACACGTGACAATTACTGCAACAGTGCCTTAA
- the LOC100786541 gene encoding uncharacterized protein, whose translation YSMLKLGARRALISTAEKNNIPWRKMAQEILESEVYRELNSIQNQSLVYPDYYLNPFRAYEEGNLTWLLSAEAEAATMSMARRALPDASSIQEANQILHGNWLRAIEQHHIEHSESSVINDILDIGCSVGISTRYLVDKFHTAKVTGLDLSPYFLAVAQHKEKRTSPGKFPKRWIHANGEDTGLPSKSFDLVSIAFVLHECPTRVIVTLVREAFRLLWPGGTLDLTDFLVYKVLQELSPVLFTLVKSTEAFLDEYYLTDMDETLREAGFVNITSILTDPRHVTITATVPQ comes from the exons TACTCCATGCTCAAGCTTGGTGCTAGACGGGCTTTGATAAG TACAGCTGAGAAGAACAACATACCTTGGAGGAAAATGGCACAAGAGATTTTAGAGTCAGAAGTCTATAGGGAGCTGAACAGCATTCAAAACCAGTCTTTAGTGTATCCTGATT ATTATTTGAATCCATTCCGTGCATATGAAGAGGGCAATCTTACATGGCTGTTAT CAGCAGAAGCAGAGGCTGCTACAATGTCAATGGCCAGACGAGCACTTCCAGACGCTTCTTCAATACAGGAAGCAAATCAGATACTGCATGGCAATTGGCTTCGTGCAATTGAACAACACCATATAGAGCATTCAGAATCATCTGTGATTAATGACATTCTAGATATTGGATGCTCTGTAGGTATAAGCACAAGATATCTTGTAGACAAGTTCCACACGGCCAAAGTCACT GGGCTAGATCTGTCACCCTATTTTCTAGCTGTGGCTCAGCATAAGGAAAAGAGAACATCACCCGGAAAATTTCCTAAAAGATGGATACATGCAAATGGGGAAGACACAGGCTTGCCTTCTAAGTCGTTCGACCTTGTTTCTATTGCTTTTGTG CTTCATGAATGTCCAACAAGAGTTATAGTGACTTTGGTAAGAGAGGCATTCCGGCTCCTTTGGCCAGGAGGCACACTAGATTTGACAGATTTTTTGGTATATAAAGTCCTTCAG GAATTGTCTCCAGTTCTCTTTACATTGGTTAAGAGCACAGAAGCCTTTCTAGATGAGTATTACTTGACTGATATGGATGAAACACTGAGGGAAGCAGGTTTTGTGAACATAACATCAATTCTTACAGACCCCAGACATGTGACAATTACTGCAACAGTGCCTCAATGA